The DNA region GCCGCCGTCGCCGGGGCCCTGTTCGCGCCGATCGTCGGCTTCATCGCGCCCTCGCAGATCGGCATCCTGCCGTCGATCGCATTCGTGATCGGTGTCGCGATCGGCGGGCGGACCACGCTGTTCGGACCGGTGCTGGGCGCCATCGGGATCGCGTGGGCGCAAACCCTGTTCTCCGAACGGTTCCCGTCGGAATGGACCTACGCGCAGGGCCTGCTGTTCATCATCGTGGTGGGCTTCTTCCCGGCCGGCCTGGCGGGCCTCGGTGTGCTGTTCGCCCGGCGACGCCGACAGGCCGATCAGACGCCGCGCCCGCCCGCTGCGGATCCGGCGCCCGATCCCGACCCGCAGACCGAAGCCGAGACGGCGGGAGCGCGACTGTGAGCACCCCACTGGAACCGGTAGCCGGCGGCAATGTCGGCATGGGCACCGAGTATCTCGAAGTACACGGCCTCACAGTCGATTTCGACGGCTTCAAGGCGGTCAGCGATATCGACCTCACGCTGTTCCAGGGCGATCTTCGGTTTCTGATCGGCCCCAACGGCGCCGGCAAGACCACCGTGATCGATGCGATCACGGGCCTGGTATCCGGCAGCGGATCGGTCAGCAAGTCCGGCGTCGAACTGCTCGGCAAGAAGGTGCATCAGATCGCCCGACTCGGGGTGGGCCGCACCTTCCAGACCGCCTCGGTCTTCGAACAACTCACGGTGTTACAGAATCTCGACATCGCCGCCGGCGCGGAGCGGTCGTGGTGGACGCTGCTGCGCCGCCGCCGCGAGGTGCTGCCGGTGATCGATGAGGCGTTGGAGACCATCGGCCTGAGCGCGCTGGCCGATCGGCCCGCCGGGGTGCTGGCCCACGGCCAGAAGCAATGGCTCGAGATCGGCATGCTGCTGGTCCAGAACGCCGACGTGTTGCTGCTCGACGAACCCGTGGCGGGAATGAGCGCCGAAGAACGCGACGAGACCGGAAACCTGTTGCGCCGCATCGGCGCCGAACGCACCGTCGTCGTCGTCGAACATGACATGGACTTCATGCGCGCGTTTGCGACCTCGGTGACGGTGTTGGCACGCGGCCAGGTCATCGCCGAGGGCACCGTGGCCGAGGTCCAGGCCAACCCGAAAGTCCAGGAGGTCTACCTGGGCACCACGGCCGCTACCGGAATCGAGGACACCGCGTGAGCCTGCAACTGATCGATGTGCGCACCGGCTACGGACGCTCCGAGGTGATCCACGGGGTCAGCCTCGAGGTGCCGGCCGACGGGGTGGCCGCGGTCATGGGACACAACGGCGCCGGGAAGACCACGCTGCTGCGGGCCGCGGTCGGGCTGCTCAAATGCGGTGCGGGCAAGGTGGTTTTCGACGGTGAGGACATCACCAAGCTGCGGCCGTCGGCGCGGGTGGCGCGCGGCCTGGCCTACGTCCCACAGGGGCAGCAGTCGTTCGGGCAGTTGACCACCGCCGAGAATCTGCAGGTGGTCGCCGACGGCCGCAAGCACGGCAAGCGGCTGATCGACGCCCAGCTCGATCTGTTCCCGGCGCTCAGGGAGTTGCTCAACCGGCGCGCCGGGCTGCTCTCGGGCGGGCAACGGCAACAACTGGCGATCGCCCGCGCATTGATCACCAGCCCGAAGACACTGATCCTCGACGAACCGACCGAGGGGATCCAGCCGTCGGTGGTCGCCGAGATCGAACAGGCCATCACGGCGCTGACCAGCCGCGGCGACCTCGGCGTGCTGCTGGTCGAACAGCACATCGGCTTCGCCCTGGACGCTGCCCAGCAGTACTACGTGCTGGAGGCGGGCCGGGTGAGTTCCTCGGGCGCCGGCGGTCGCGCCGCCGAGGCCGATGTGCGGGCCGCGATGACCATCTGACCCCCCCTCTTACCGCGAGGGTGCGAGTCCCCGGCCGACACGCCGGGAAATTCTCGTGGTTTGCGCACCGTCGCGCGTAGTCGAGATGGCAGGCTCGCCGCTATGAGCGAAGCCCAGTACCGGATCCTGGCCGACACCGGCGGCCTTGTCGTCACCGACGACGGCCGTCGCGTGGTGGTGATCGACCGCCGGATCGGCGCGCTGTCCGTGCTGGCCTTCGCGCTCGGCGTTGGCGGCGTCGTGCTGATCGTGTTCGGGGTGGTCGCGTGGGTCGGCGGCCTGCTCCCGGGAGTCGGCAGCGTCGGGCTTCTCGCGCTCGGTGTCGTCCTGGCTGCCCTGACCTTCTGGTTGATCCGCACGATCCGGGCTCGCCGTGCGGCACCGCTGGGAAGCTGCCGACCGGCGGCCGTGCTGGACCGCAAGCTCGGGTTGTTCAGTGCCGGCGGTGGCGCACTGATGAATCTGGCTGACGTGCGATTCGAGCGGCGGCTCCAGGTGACCTCGAGTGCGGCCAAACTGGTGGCGGTGACGCCCTCCGGTGTCCTGGTCCTCAAGCGCGGCACCCCCTTCGACGGCGGTGTCGGCGATGCGCACGGCGTCCTCAACAGCGTCGTGCAGAAGAACGCTGAGGACGCGCGAGGGTGCGCAGAATCCGAGAATTAAGCGGCGTGTCGGCCGGGGACCCGCACGCTCGCGGGGAGGGGGGCGAGGCGGGGAGGGGGGCGAGGCGGGTCAGCGGCGGAGGCGGGACAGCACCTCGGCGAGCACCGCCTCCGCGGCGACGTCGACCTGTTCGCCGGAGGCCAGCTCCTTGACACCGAGCGTGCCGGCATCGATGTCGCGGTCACCGGCGACCAGCGCCAGCGTGGCCCCGGACCGGTCGGCGGCGCGCATCGCGCCCTTGAGCCCGCGGTCGCCGTAGGCCAGGTCGACCCGCACCCCGGCGGCCCGCAACTGCGCGGCGAGCACCACCAGCGTGGCCTTGGCCCGCTCCCCCAACGGCACGCAGAACACGTCGACGCGGGTGGTCGCACCGACCGCCTTCCCCTCGGCCTTGAGCGCCAGCACCGTGCGGTCGACGCCCAGTCCGAAGCCGATGCCGGACAGATCCTGCCCGCCGAGTTGCCGCATCAGGCCGTCGTAGCGGCCCCCGCCGCCGATGCCCGACTGCGCGCCGAGCCCGTCGTGGACGAACTCGAAGGTCGTCTTGGTGTAGTAGTCCAGCCCACGCACCATCCGGGGGTTGACCACGTACGGCACCCCCAGCGCGGTCAGATGCGCCAGCACCGCATCGAAATGCTGCTGCGCCGACGCCGAGAGGTGATCGAGCATCACCGGCGCGTCGGCAGTCATCGCCCGGACGTCGGGACGCTTGTCGTCGAGGACCCGCAGCGGGTTGATCTCGGCGCGGGCCCGGGTGGCCTCGTCGAGGTCAAGCTTGAACAGGAAGTCCTGCAGCAACTCTCGATACGCGGGCCGGCAGGTGTCGTCGCCCAGGGAGGTGATCTCGAGCCGGAAACCGTCGAGACCGAGGGACCGGAATCCGGCGTCGGCCACCGCGATGACCTCGGCGTCCAGCGCCGGGTCGTCGACCCCGATGGCCTCGATGCCGACCTGCTGCAACTGGCGGTACCGCCCCGCCTGGGGCCGCTCGTAGCGGAAGAACGGCCCGGAGTAGCAGAGCTTCACCGGCAGCCCACCGCGGTCGAGGCCGTGCTCGATGACCGCGCGCATCACCCCGGCGGTGCCCTCCGGTCGCAGGGTGACCGAGCGGTCCCCGCGATCGGCGAAGGTGTACATCTCCTTGGAGACCACGTCGGTCGACTCGCCGACGCCGCGGGCGAACAAACCGGTGTCCTCGAAGATCGGCAGTTCGATATCGCCGTACCCGGCCCGGCGCGCCGCGGCCAGCAGACCGTCGCGCACCGCCACGAACTGCGCCGAGTCGGGCGGCAGGTAGTCCGGCACGCCCTTGGGGCCCTGAAAGGACGATGCTTCGCTCACGGGGCCTGATCCTTCATGGTGTTGTGCTCCTTCACGGCGCCGAGGTGCCCAGATGTGTGTTGAAACGACGTTCGCTGCCGATGGTCGTCGAGGCGCCGCGTCCCGGTAGTACCACGGTGTCGTCGTCGAGAACCAACAGTTTTGCTCCGATCGAGGCGAGCAGTTGCCGGCGGTCACTATCGCATCCCGGCTGCCCGACCGTGCGAAAGCCCAGCGTGTGTCCGGTGAACGCGACAGGCGCGGGACCCTCGTCGGTGTCGGCGAGCACCCGATAGACCACCGATCCCGGGGTGTGGCCCGGCGTGTGATCCACCGTCACCTCGATCTCGGCGAGCGGCACCTGCTGGCCGTCGGCGACGTCGACGAGGATCTCCGGCGGGTCGGTCAGCAGGTCGCGGTCGGCCGGGTGCAGATGGACCGGGATGTCCCAACCCGCGCACAGATCGAACGCCGAACCGGTGACGTCGCGCCGGCCGCTGGTCAGCAGCACCGCGGCGGGGGTGAGGTCGTTGACGGCGAAGTAGTACTCCAGCGTCGCCACGGCGTCCTCGCCGGGATCGATGACGATCGCGGGGCCACCGCGGCGCGGCGCCACGAGATAACAGTTGGTTTCGGCGGCGCCGGCGGCAAACCCGGTGATGAGCACGACCACCAGTGTCGCACCCGGCCGCCGCGGGTCGGACAGCGCTTCCGCCGGGACAGCTGGCACACTCGTCTCGAGCACATTCACCGGCAGAGTTGGAGGGCATCGGCAGTGCCGACTAACGAACAGCGACGTGAGACCGCCAAGCGCAAGCTGGAGCGGCAACTCGAACGACGGGCCGAGCAGGCCAAGAAGCGCCGCCTGATCGCCATCATCGGCGGCGTCACCGCGGTCGTCGTGCTGATCGCGGCGGTAGTGGCCGCGGTGCTGCTGAACAGGGATGATGCCGACGATTCCGCGGCTTCGCAGACCCCCGGCGAGGATTCGTCGGCCCTGGACTCCGGTCCGGTCACCGAGCCACCGGCCGACGGTCAGCTGCCCCCGTTCACCCCGTCGGCCAATACCGGGGCCGACTGCCAGTACCCGTCGGCGCGGGAGGCCAGCAAGCCCGTCGAGCCGCCGCGCACCGGCAAGGTGCCCACCGATCCGGCCCAGGTCAGCGTCAGCATGGCCACCACCCAGGGCAACATCGGCCTGCAGCTGGACAACGGGAAGTCACCGTGCACCGTCAACAGCTTCGTGAGCCTGGCCCAGCAGGGCTACTTCGACGACACCGTGTGCCACCGGCTGACCACCACGCCGGGCCTGTCGGTGCTGCAGTGCGGTGACCCCACCGGAACCGGTTCCGGCGGCCCGGGCTATCAGTTCGCCAACGAGTACCCGACCGACCAGTACCCCGCCGGCAGCCCGGGCGTGCAGAACACCGTGACCTATCCGCGTGGCACCCTCGCGATGGCCAACGCGGGCCCCGGCACCAACGGCAGCCAGTTCTTCCTGGTCTACGCCGACTCGCAGCTGCCGCCGCAGTACACGGTCTTCGGCACCATCGACGAGACGGGTCTGGCGACCCTGGACCGGGTTGCCAACGGCGGTGTCCAGGGCGGGGCCGGCGACGGCGCCCCCGCGAACGAAGTCAAGATCACCTCGGTCGCGCTCGACTGAGCTGACGAATGCCCAGTCAGGCCGCCGAGGTCACCCGGTAGACGTCATAGACGCCTTCGACATTGCGGACCACGTTCAGCACGTGACCGAGATGTTTGGGGTCGCCCATCTCAAAGGTGAAGCGGCTGACCGCGACCCGGTCGTCGGAAGTGGTCACCTGTGCGGAGAGAATGTTGACCTTCTCGTCGGCGAGGACGCGGGTGACGTCGGAGAGCAGCCGGTGCCGGTCCAGCGCCTCGACCTGGATCGCCACCAGGAACACCGACGTCGGGCCCGGCGCCCAGTTCACCTCGATGATGCGTTCCGATTGTTCCTGCAGCGCAGCGGCATTGGTGCAGTCGGTCCGGTGCACGCTGACGCCCCCGCCGCGGGTCACGAAGCCCATGATGACGTCGCCCGGCACCGGAGTGCAGCACTTGGCCAGCTTGGTCAGGATGCCGGGTGCACCGGGCACCGACACCCCCACGTCGTCGCTGCTGCGCTGGCGGACCACCACATTCGAGGGCGTCGACCGTTCGGCGATCTCGTCCTCGGCGTCGTCGGCACCGCCGAACTGCGCCAGCAGTCGGTGCACCACATGCTGGGCCGAGATGTGTCCTTCACCGACCGCGGTGTAGAGCGCCGAGACGTCGGCGTACCGCAGCTCGCGGGCCAGTGCCCCCATGGATTCGCCGTTGACCAAGCGCTGCAGCGGAATTCCACCGCGACGCACCTCCCGGGCGATGGCGTCCTTGCCCGACTCCAGCGCCTCCTCGCGGCGCTCCTTGGCGAACCACTGCCGAATCTTGGCCTTCGCCCGCGGCGAGACCACGAAACTCTGCCAGTCGCGAGTGGGACCGGCGTTGGGGGCCTTCGACGTGAAAACCTCCACCACTTCCCCGTTTTCGAGCTTGCGCTCCAGCGCCACCAACCGGCCGTTCACGCGCGCGCCGATGCAGCGGTGCCCGACCTCGGTGTGCACCGCGTAGGCGAAGTCCACCGGTGTCGACCCGGTGGGCAGCGTGATGACGTCGCCCTTCGGGGTGAACACGAAGATCTCCTGGACCGCCAGGTCGTAGCGCAGCGATTCGAGGAACTCGCCCGGGTCGGCGGCCTCCCGCTGCCAGTCGAGCAGCTGCCGCATCCAGGCCATATCGTCGATTTCGGCGGCGGCGTGGCTGGCCGGGACGCCGTTGCGGCCGCGGGCCTCCTTGTAACGCCAATGGGCCGCGATGCCGTACTCCGCGGTGCGGTGCATGTCCCGGGTGCGGATCTGCACCTCCAGCGGCTTGCCCTCCGGGCCCACGACGGTGGTGTGCAGCGACTGATATACGCCGAACCGCGGCTGGGCGATGTAGTCCTTGAACCGGCCCGCCATCGGCTGCCAGAGCGAATGCACCACTCCCACCGCGGCGTAGCAGTCCCGGATCTCGTCGCACAGGATCCGCACCCCGACCAGGTCATGGATGTCGTCGAAGTCGCGGCCCTTGACGATCATCTTCTGATAGATCGACCAGTAATGCTTGGGCCGGCTCTCGACGGTGGCGTCGATGCGTGAAGCACTCAGCGTCGCAACGATTTCCGTGCGCACCCGGGCCAGGTAGGTGTCCCGCGACGGCGCCCGGTCGGCGACCAGGCGCACGATCTCCTCGTAGCGCTTGGGGTGCAGGATCGCGAACGACAGGTCTTCGAGCTCCCACTTGACGGTGGCCATCCCGAGGCGGTGCGCCAGCGGGGAGATGACTTCCAGCGTCTCCCGGGCCTTGCGCGCCTGCTTCTCCGGCGGCAGGAACCGCATGGTGCGCATGTTGTGCAACCGGTCGGCGACCTTGATGACCAGCACCCGCGGATCGCGGGCCATCGCGATGATCATCTTGCGGATGGTCTCGGCCTCCGCGGCGGTGCCGAGCGCCACCCGGTCCAGTTTGGTGACGCCGTCGACGAGGTGGCCGACCTCCTCACCGAAGTCGGCGGTCAGGGCCTCCAGCGAGTAGCCGGTGTCCTCGACGGTGTCGTGCAGCAGCGCGGCCACCAGCGTGGTGGTGTCCATCCCCAGCTCGGCCAGGATGTTGGCGACCGCCAGCGGGTGGGTGATGTACGGATCGCCCGAGCGACGCATCTGGGTGGCGTGCCGCTCCTCGGCCACCGCGTAGGCGCGCTGCAGCATCGACAGGTCGGCCTTGGGATAGATCTCCCGGTGCACCGCCACCAGGGGTTCCAGCACCGGGTTGATGGTGCTGCGCTGCGAGGTCATCCGTCGGGCCAGCCGGGCCCGTACCCGTCGCGAGGCGCTGGGCGTCCGGCCCGGCCCGGCGGCCGGCGGCGTCTCGGCCGGGGGCACCGCGGCGGGGCTGTTCTGCACGGCGGCCACCGTGGTCTGCTGCTCCTCGGCCACGTCCGTCACCTCCGCCCGTACCAACGCCTTGAGCTCCCCAGACTAGTCCCCGGCGGCTCAGACGGTGTGGAGGCTCGTCACCTGCAGCGGCGCGACGGCCGCGCGCCCGCCGAGCTCGGGAAGTTCCAGGACGACGGCCGCGCCCGGGACCACCGCGCCGCAGTGCTGCAGCAGCCGGGTCGCGGCCATCAGGGTCCCGCCGGTGGCCAGCACATCGTCGACGATGAACACCGAACGCCCGGCCAGATCGATCCCGTCGGCCGGCAGTTCGAGCTTCGCGGTCCCGTATTCGAGCGCGTACTCCTCGCAGTGCACCGGCGGCGGCAGCTTGCCGCCCTTGCGGACGGCCAGCACGCCGGTGCCCATCGTGATGGCCACCGCGGCGCCCAGCAGAAAACCCCGCGCGTCCAACCCGGCGATCAGGTCGGCGCCGGCGGCGGCCTCGGCCAGCGCCTCGGTGACCGCGGCCAACCCGCGACCGTCGGCCAGCAGCGGGGTCAGATCCTTGAACAGCACCCCGGGTTCGGGGAAGTCGGCGACCTCACGGGTCATCGAGGCCACCAGGGCGCCGATGTCGGAGCGCGTCATTTGCGCAGCACCCAGCGATCCATGTTCCATCCCGCGCCCCACCGGGTCGGGTTACTGCTGACGGCATACATTTTCGCCGAGGTCAGCAGCGTGCGCTGCTGTCGGTACAGCGGCAGCGTCGGCATGTCGGCCCACAGCACCGGTGCCCCCTCGGCCAGCAGTCGGACCTGCTCCTTGGGATCGATGGTGACCGCGAGTGCACTGATGACACCGTCGATCTGGGGGTTGGCGTAGCGCGCCAGGTTGTCGCCGTTGCCGGCGAACAGCGTGTACGCGTCGACGGCCGACGCGCCGCTGGAGCCCGCGCCGGTCGCGCCGCCGGTGCTGCCGATGAGGACATCGATCTGTCCTTCGAGCAGGGTGTTCGGCCCGACCTCGGTGCCGCCCGCATCCTGCACGGTGATGCCGGCCGGGGCGCAGGACTTCGCGATCGAACCGACCGTGGCCGCCAGCCGCGGGTTCGGCGTCTGGTAGCCGATGCGCACCGTCAGCGGCGCGCCGTCGAGTGCCTCGCGCGCGGCGTCG from Mycolicibacterium sp. MU0053 includes:
- the urtE gene encoding urea ABC transporter ATP-binding subunit UrtE, translating into MQLIDVRTGYGRSEVIHGVSLEVPADGVAAVMGHNGAGKTTLLRAAVGLLKCGAGKVVFDGEDITKLRPSARVARGLAYVPQGQQSFGQLTTAENLQVVADGRKHGKRLIDAQLDLFPALRELLNRRAGLLSGGQRQQLAIARALITSPKTLILDEPTEGIQPSVVAEIEQAITALTSRGDLGVLLVEQHIGFALDAAQQYYVLEAGRVSSSGAGGRAAEADVRAAMTI
- a CDS encoding MBL fold metallo-hydrolase produces the protein MLITGFAAGAAETNCYLVAPRRGGPAIVIDPGEDAVATLEYYFAVNDLTPAAVLLTSGRRDVTGSAFDLCAGWDIPVHLHPADRDLLTDPPEILVDVADGQQVPLAEIEVTVDHTPGHTPGSVVYRVLADTDEGPAPVAFTGHTLGFRTVGQPGCDSDRRQLLASIGAKLLVLDDDTVVLPGRGASTTIGSERRFNTHLGTSAP
- the urtD gene encoding urea ABC transporter ATP-binding protein UrtD, coding for MGTEYLEVHGLTVDFDGFKAVSDIDLTLFQGDLRFLIGPNGAGKTTVIDAITGLVSGSGSVSKSGVELLGKKVHQIARLGVGRTFQTASVFEQLTVLQNLDIAAGAERSWWTLLRRRREVLPVIDEALETIGLSALADRPAGVLAHGQKQWLEIGMLLVQNADVLLLDEPVAGMSAEERDETGNLLRRIGAERTVVVVEHDMDFMRAFATSVTVLARGQVIAEGTVAEVQANPKVQEVYLGTTAATGIEDTA
- a CDS encoding adenine phosphoribosyltransferase; translated protein: MTRSDIGALVASMTREVADFPEPGVLFKDLTPLLADGRGLAAVTEALAEAAAGADLIAGLDARGFLLGAAVAITMGTGVLAVRKGGKLPPPVHCEEYALEYGTAKLELPADGIDLAGRSVFIVDDVLATGGTLMAATRLLQHCGAVVPGAAVVLELPELGGRAAVAPLQVTSLHTV
- the hisS gene encoding histidine--tRNA ligase; this translates as MSEASSFQGPKGVPDYLPPDSAQFVAVRDGLLAAARRAGYGDIELPIFEDTGLFARGVGESTDVVSKEMYTFADRGDRSVTLRPEGTAGVMRAVIEHGLDRGGLPVKLCYSGPFFRYERPQAGRYRQLQQVGIEAIGVDDPALDAEVIAVADAGFRSLGLDGFRLEITSLGDDTCRPAYRELLQDFLFKLDLDEATRARAEINPLRVLDDKRPDVRAMTADAPVMLDHLSASAQQHFDAVLAHLTALGVPYVVNPRMVRGLDYYTKTTFEFVHDGLGAQSGIGGGGRYDGLMRQLGGQDLSGIGFGLGVDRTVLALKAEGKAVGATTRVDVFCVPLGERAKATLVVLAAQLRAAGVRVDLAYGDRGLKGAMRAADRSGATLALVAGDRDIDAGTLGVKELASGEQVDVAAEAVLAEVLSRLRR
- a CDS encoding peptidylprolyl isomerase, with translation MPTNEQRRETAKRKLERQLERRAEQAKKRRLIAIIGGVTAVVVLIAAVVAAVLLNRDDADDSAASQTPGEDSSALDSGPVTEPPADGQLPPFTPSANTGADCQYPSAREASKPVEPPRTGKVPTDPAQVSVSMATTQGNIGLQLDNGKSPCTVNSFVSLAQQGYFDDTVCHRLTTTPGLSVLQCGDPTGTGSGGPGYQFANEYPTDQYPAGSPGVQNTVTYPRGTLAMANAGPGTNGSQFFLVYADSQLPPQYTVFGTIDETGLATLDRVANGGVQGGAGDGAPANEVKITSVALD
- a CDS encoding RelA/SpoT family protein, whose protein sequence is MAEEQQTTVAAVQNSPAAVPPAETPPAAGPGRTPSASRRVRARLARRMTSQRSTINPVLEPLVAVHREIYPKADLSMLQRAYAVAEERHATQMRRSGDPYITHPLAVANILAELGMDTTTLVAALLHDTVEDTGYSLEALTADFGEEVGHLVDGVTKLDRVALGTAAEAETIRKMIIAMARDPRVLVIKVADRLHNMRTMRFLPPEKQARKARETLEVISPLAHRLGMATVKWELEDLSFAILHPKRYEEIVRLVADRAPSRDTYLARVRTEIVATLSASRIDATVESRPKHYWSIYQKMIVKGRDFDDIHDLVGVRILCDEIRDCYAAVGVVHSLWQPMAGRFKDYIAQPRFGVYQSLHTTVVGPEGKPLEVQIRTRDMHRTAEYGIAAHWRYKEARGRNGVPASHAAAEIDDMAWMRQLLDWQREAADPGEFLESLRYDLAVQEIFVFTPKGDVITLPTGSTPVDFAYAVHTEVGHRCIGARVNGRLVALERKLENGEVVEVFTSKAPNAGPTRDWQSFVVSPRAKAKIRQWFAKERREEALESGKDAIAREVRRGGIPLQRLVNGESMGALARELRYADVSALYTAVGEGHISAQHVVHRLLAQFGGADDAEDEIAERSTPSNVVVRQRSSDDVGVSVPGAPGILTKLAKCCTPVPGDVIMGFVTRGGGVSVHRTDCTNAAALQEQSERIIEVNWAPGPTSVFLVAIQVEALDRHRLLSDVTRVLADEKVNILSAQVTTSDDRVAVSRFTFEMGDPKHLGHVLNVVRNVEGVYDVYRVTSAA